The genomic segment TGATTAGCTTGTCCGGCGCTAATCTGGGTATGTTGATCGGACGCAGAGGCCAGACATTGGACGCGCTTCAGTATCTGACGAACATCGTCGCGAACCGGCATTCGGACCGTCATCTGCGCATCGTCCTCGATGCGGAGCAATTCCGAAAGAGGCGTAGAGAGACGCTTGAAGCCCTGTCCGACCGAATGGCGCTCCGCGCCGCGAAGACAAGGAAGGACATCGTGCTCGAGCCGATGAGCGCCTCCGAACGGAAGATCATCCATGCGAAACTTCAAGGCCATCCGCAAGTGCGCACCTACAGTCAAGGCGATGAACCGAACCGCTGCGTCGTCATTGCTATCAAGTGAATGAAAGTCCAACGCAATGGCTTGCAGATGCAAGCGGACCATTGCGTTTTTTGTTTATGGCAAGGGTTGGGGATTATATGAGTTTAGCGCTAAATGAGGGAACGATATGAATGAAGATACAATAGCGGCAATAGCGACGGCGCTTGGAGAGGGAAGCATCGCCGTCGTACGCGTGAGCGGCGCAGAGGCGATCGGCAAGGTAGCGCCGCTCTTCAAGTCGAAGGAGGACTTGAGAGAGGTTGAGTCGCATACCGTGCATTACGGGTGGATCAAGGATCCGGATAGCGGCAGCGTGATGGACGAAGTGCTCGTCACCGTGATGAAGGGTCCGCGCTCATTCACGGCGGAGGATGTCGTGGAGATCAGCACCCACGGAGGGATCGTTGCCGTCCAGTCGGTGCTGGAGCTGCTGCTGCGGAGCGGGATTCGCATGGCCGAGCCTGGCGAATTCACGAAGCGAGCCTTCTTAAACGGCAGGATCGACCTGGCGCAGGCGGAGGCGGTCATCGACCTGATCCGGTCCAAGTCCTCGAAGGCGTTTCAGGTGGCGCGCAAGCAGGCGGAGGGAGCGCTATCGAAGCGCCTCGTGCCGCTGAAGGAACAATTGATCGAGCTGCTCGCGCATGTCGAAGTCAACATCGATTACCCGGAGCACGATGTCGCAGAGGTAACTGGCGGTGTCATCAGAGACCACTGCGGTGCTGTGCTTCGGCAGGTGGAGACGCTGCTGAAGACCGCCGCGGAGGGGAAAATTCTGCGGGAAGGCATCGTGACGGCGATTGTTGGCCGCCCGAATGCGGGCAAGTCGTCGCTGTTGAACGCGCTGGTGAAGGAGAATCGGGCGATTGTGACCGATATTCCCGGTACGACGCGAGACATCGTGGAAGAGTCGGTCACGCTGTCAGGCATTCCGCTGCGGCTGCTCGACACGGCAGGCATCCGGGAAACGGAAGACGTCGTCGAGCGGATCGGCGTAGAACGCTCGCGGGGCGCCCTCGGCGATGCCGACCTGATTCTGCTCGTGCTAAGCCGCAGCGATGCGCTTCACGAGGAGGAGAGGCGTTTGCTGGAGGAGCTGAAGGACCGTCCGACAATCGTAATTCTGAACAAGTCGGATCTGGAGCTTCGTCTGGAGGAGGAGGAGGTTCGCTCCCTTTATCCAAGCGAGCGAATCGTTTCTCTGTCAGCGAAGGAAGGCTTGGGGATGGAGGCACTGGAGCGAGCCGTCTCCAAGCTGTTTATGAGCGGAGGCATCGAGTCGTCGGATGCCACGTATGTTAGCAACGTTCGGCATATATCGTTGCTGCATGCATCGGCGCGTTCTCTGCAGGATGCCATCGACGGCGCGGAGCAAGGGTTGCCTGTGGACTTGATCCAGATCGATATTGCCGCGGCGTGGGAGTCGCTAGGGGAGATTGTCGGCGACACCGCATCGGAGTCGCTGCTCGATCAGATATTTTCAAAATTTTGTTTAGGAAAATAAATATTTACAATATAAAAACAAAAGGAGTGTATCCACAGTGGGATATGTAGCAGGCGAGTACGACGTTATTGTCGTCGGCGCCGGGCATGCAGGCGTTGAAGCTGCGCTTGCGGCTGCGCGTATGGGCTGCGAGACGCTTTTGCTTACCATTAATCTTGATATGATCGCCTTTATGCCTTGCAATCCGTCTGTAGGCGGACCGGCCAAGGGACACGTCGTTCGCGAGATCGATGCGCTAGGCGGAGAGATGGGACGCAATATCGATAAGACTTTTATTCAGATGCGGATGCTGAATACCGGTAAAGGACCGGCTGTGCATGCGCTGCGTGCGCAAGCGGATAAATTTCTGTATCAACATGAGATGAAGGAGACGATTGAGCGGGAGGAGAAGCTGACGCTTCGCCAAGGAATGGCCGAAGAGCTGATCGTCGAAGATGGGATCTGCCGGGGCATCATTACGAAGACTGGTGCGGAGTACCATTCCAAGACGGTGGTCATTACGACGGGCACTTACTTGCGCGGCAAGGTTATCATGGGTGAGCTGATGTATGAGAGCGGTCCGAATAATCAGCAGCCGTCGGTGAAGCTGTCCGAATCGCTGCGGGAGAACGGATTGAAGCTCGTGCGATTCAAGACGGGGACGCCGCCGCGCGTTCACAAGGACACGATCGATTTCTCGAAGACGGAGATTCAACCGGGCGACGACAAGCCCAAGTATTTTTCTTACGAAACGGAATACTCCGAGCGGGCAGGCGAACAGCTGCCATGCTGGCTGACCTACACGTCCGAAGATACGCACAAGATCATTAACGATAACTTGCATCGCGCGCCGATGTTCTCCGGGGCGATCGAGGGGACAGGTCCGCGTTATTGTCCTTCAATCGAAGATAAAATCGTTCGCTTCGCGGATAAGCCCAAGCACCAGATCTTCCTGGAGCCTGAGGGTGCAAACACGAAGGAATATTACGTGCAGGGATTGTCGACGAGCATGCCTGAAGAGGTTCAACTGCAGATTCTGCGATCGATTCCTGGGCTGGAGCAAGTAGAGATGATGCGTACGGGCTATGCGATTGAGTACGATGCGGTTGTGCCGACACAGCTGTGGCCGTCCTTAGAGACAAAGGTTATATCCGGCCTGTTTACGGCAGGACAGATTAACGGCACGTCCGGTTACGAAGAGGCGGCAGGACAAGGCATCATGGCCGGTATCAACGCTGCACGCAAGGCCCAGGACAAGGAACCGGTCATTATCGATCGTTCCCAGGGATATATCGGCGTCATGATCGACGACTTGGTCACAAAAGGAACGAATGAGCCTTATCGTCTGCTCACGTCCCGCGCAGAATATCGCTTGCTTCTCCGTCACGACAACGCGGATCTGCGCCTGACCCCGCTGGGCAAGGAAATCGGCTTGATCTCCGACGCGCGGTTTGCTTTATTCGAAGAGAAGAAGCAGAAGGTAGAGGCGGAGCTCGCGAGACTAAAGGAGATCCGCATCCGACCGGACGAGGCTACGCAAGCACTATTGGCTACGATTGATTCGGCGCCGCTTCAAAACACTGTTGACGGAGTTACGCTGCTTCGCCGGCCAGAAGTCACCTATGCGCATATCGAGGGTTTTTCTCCGTCTCCCGCGATTTTGTCTGAGGATATGAAGGAGCAGGTTGAGATCCAGATCAAGTACACGGGATACATCGAAAAGCAGCTTGCGCAGGTTGAAAAGCTCGCCAAGATGGAAAAGAAGCGCATTCCCGACGATATCGACTATAGCGCGGTGCACGGACTGGCGACTGAAGCCAAGCAGAAGCTGCACCAGATTCGTCCGCTAAATATCGGGCAAGCATCGCGAATCTCCGGCGTCACGCCAGCCGACTTGTCCATTTTGCTCGTACACCTGGAGCATTATAATCGTGTGACGGCAGCCAGGAGCAGCTGATGGCGGACGAACTGCGGCATTGGTTCAGCGAGCGAGTTCAAGCCGACTTGGGGATCGAGCTGAGCGACACTCAACTCATCCAGTATGAGTCGTATTACCGCTTGCTTGTCGAGTGGAACGAGAAGATGAATTTGACGGGAATTACGGAACGAGAAGCCGTTTATGAGAAGCACTTCTACGATTCGTTGACCTTGGGCGTTTTGCCCGAGGCTGTATCGGCTACCAGTATGGCGGACATCGGAGCGGGCGCCGGCTTCCCGTCCATTCCTTTTAAAATCGCGTTTCCCCAACTGGAAGTCACGATTATCGACTCTCTCGCCAAGCGCATCCGTTTCTTACAGGCGGTAGTTGATGAGCTGCAGCTGAGTAATGTTACACTCGTACATGGCAGAGCGGAGGACATTGGTCGATTAAGCGAACACCGCGACCGGTATGACCTCGTCACAGCTCGGGCAGTAGCTCGGCTCGCGGGACTGAACGAGCTTTGCCTTCCCTTTGTTAAAATTGAAGGGCACTTCATAGCAATGAAGGGATCGGATCACACGGCTGAGCTCCAGGAGAGCGCCAGGAGCATACGTCTTCTCAATGCAAAACTTAGATATACGCGCGAGCTTAAATTACCGCTAGAGCAATCCGAGCGTCAGTTGATCGTAATCGGCAAGCTTGGAAAGACGCCAAAAGAATATCCTCGCAAGGCGGGAGTTCCTCTCAAGCAGCCACTTGTTTAATCCCATGTTCCACGTGAAACAAAATCGCCATATTTTCTTGTTTCACGTGGAACAAATCACCCTCTAAACACAGGAAACTCTTTTCAAGAGAAGGATTCAGGCGTACAATAGAGAATATAATATAGTACTGCAAAATCGTCGTGCCGCATATGCGCCTCGGAGGCGTGAAATGGCGGCGCTTTTTTCGTCACTCTGCACCTCCGGCATGGTTGAATCCTTGCCTTTTCTCCATGCAACGGTCACCTAGAAATGATTAGATCGAGCATGAGAATGTCCTGTCCGACGGCGGCTCCTGTCGAAAAATGTGTATAAACAAGTCGTTTTGAAGGCTGCATCAGGCTCTATTAATCTGCTATTGAGTTGCTAGGATTATGGCAGATTGCGTTTACCGGAACCTCATTACAGACGAACGTGGTGGGATGGAAGACATGAGAGAACCGTTATCTCGTTTGTTCGGATTGTCCGAACGGAGCGGCCAGGAAGAAGTTCGGCAGATTGCCGTAGTGGATATCGTCCCGAGCCCTTATCAACCCAGGTCCGTCTTTGATGACGACCGGATCGACGAGCTATGTCAGACGATCAAGACGCTTGGCATCATCCAGCCGATCGTAGTCCGTGTCCGGGATGGAAAATACGAGCTCATAGCGGGAGAACGCCGCTGGCGTGCGGTCACCAAGTTGGGCATGGAACACATCCCGGCGATCGTAAGAGAAATTAACGATTCCCAAGCCGCCTCGATGGCTTTGATCGAAAATCTTCAACGCGAAGGTCTGACTTCAATTGAGGAAGCCGTCGCTTACCAAAAACTGATCGATCTGCATCAGTTGACGCAAGAGAGTTTGGCGCAGCGTCTGGGCAAAAGCCAGTCGACGATCGCCAATAAGATTCGTCTGCTTCAGCTGGGAGAGAATGTTAAGCTGGCGCTGATGGAGCGCAAAATCACGGAACGCCATGCTCGTGCCATGCTGGCGCTGCCGAATGAAGAAGCGCAGGACAAGCTGCTTCAAGAAATCATCGACAAGGAACTGAATGTTAAGCAAACGGAAACTCGCGTCGCTTTTCTACTTGAGGCGAGCAAGCCTGCCAAATCGCGTCGCGTATCCTTTTCTAAGGACATTCGGCTTGCCATCAATACCATAAGACAATCTGTAGATATGGTCACAGGTTCTGGCATCCCGATTAAATCAAGCGAACGCGATATGGACGATCATATTGAAATTGTCATCAAGATACCAAAGAAAAACAACAGCAATCCAAGCTAGTTGGGATTCATGAAAATCCAGCAAGTTAGGCGGCTGACGATGAGGTGAACGGGTTGTCCAAAATTATTGCCATTGCCAATCAAAAGGGCGGTGTCGGCAAAACGACAACGGCTGTCAACCTAGGCGCCTGTCTGTCCACATTGGGACGTAAAGTGCTCATAGTGGACATCGACGCACAGGGCAATACGACAAGCGGTGTCGGCATAAATAAAGCCGATGTGGAATATTGCATCTATGATATCTTAATCAACGAGATCCACCCTAAACAGGCGATTGTGGATACGGCTCTGCCGAATCTGAAGCTCATTCCTGCGACGATTCAACTCGCAGGTGCCGAGATTGAGCTGGTGCCTACCATCTCCCGCGAAGTTCGCCTTAAGAAGGCGCTCGCTATGGTTCGCAATGAATTCGACTATATCCTGATCGACTGCCCGCCGTCATTGGGCATTCTGACGATCAACTCGCTTACAGCTTCCGATTCGGTCATCATTCCGATTCAATGCGAGTATTATGCGCTTGAAGGATTGAGTCAGCTGCTGAATACGATTCGCCTCGTACAGAAGCACCTGAACACCACACTTCAGATCGAAGGCGTACTGCTCACGATGTTCGATGCTCGTACGAATCTGGGCATCCAAGTTATCGAAGAAGTAAAAAAGTACTTTCAACAAAAAGTCTATCAGACGGTTATCCCGCGCAATGTTCGTCTCAGCGAGGCGCCATCGCACGGACAATCGATCATCACATACGATCCTAGATCCAAAGGGGCCGAGGTTTATCTCGAGCTGGCGAAGGAAGTGATTACGTATGAGCAAGCGGCTAGGTAAAGGGCTCGACGCCCTGATCACGTCTTTATCCATCAAGGAAGACGACAAGATCGTAGAGATTCCGTTGGCGCAACTCCGCGCGAATCCCTATCAACCGCGTAAGACGTTTGAAGAAGAAGCAATCAAAGAACTAGCCGAGTCGATTCGCGAGCACGGCGTCATTCAACCGATAATCGTTCGTACGGCTCTCCGCGGTTTTGAGATCATTGCTGGCGAACGTCGATTTAGAGCTTCGCAGCTCCTGGGCAATCCTACGATCCCTGCAGTCGTTCGTGCTTACAGCGATCAACAAGTGATGGAAATTGCACTTATCGAAAATGTACAGCGCGAGGATCTGAACGCGATTGAAGTTGCCATTGCCTATCAATCGATTATGAATCAATTTGCATTAACGCAAGAAGAACTCTCGCTCAAGGTCGGCAAGTCTCGTTCCCACATTGCCAACTTCCTTCGACTTCTCGCACTGCCGGATGAGATCAAAGATCATGTTTCACGTGGAACATTGTCGATGGGACACGCTAGAGCATTGGCGGGAATTAAGGAAGACGCCAAGCGCAAAGATCTGGCGAAGCAGACGCTGGCTAACAATTGGAGCGTCCGCGAGCTGGAGAACGCCGTGCAACAGATGGACGCGGTCGTGAAAGGCAAAACCGTCAAAGCAAAAGCTAAAAAGCGCGACCCATATATTGAGGAGATCGAAGAGACGCTGCGCGAACGGTTCCAGACGACGGTGCGAATCAAGCCGAACAAGGAAAAGGGACGCATCGAACTGGCCTATTTCAGCAAAGGGGATCTGGAACGCTTGCTAGAGATCCTGCAAGCAGTCAAAGCATAAGATCTGCCATCCACGATCGAAGGCTCGTGACGGAGCGGAGAATAAGACGGCTTCGCACTTGGAATGCCAAGAGCGAGGCCGTTTTTGTTCTTAGCGCCATCGCTGAATTGGAATGAACAGATCACCAAAAATAGAAGGTTAGACGAGGAGGCGCACAGATGAAAGAAAAGCCATTGATCTATCTGGACAATGCGGCGACCTCCTGGCCGAAGCCTCCCGGCGTACTGGAAGCCATGGAAAAGGCGATGCGCGAAGCCGCAGCAAATCCGGGCAGGGGCAGTCACGAGATGGCCGTGAAGGCAAGCAGGGTTCTCTTCGAAGGACGCAAGATGCTGGCACGTCTTTTCAAGATTGCGAACCCGAACGATATTGCCTTTATGCTCAATACGACACATGCACTCAATCAATCAATCCAAGGCTTGCTGAAGCCGGGGGATCACGTCGTAACGACGGCAATGGAGCACAACTCTGTCCGGCGCCCGCTTGAGGCATTGAAACGCAAGCTGGGTATTCATGTAACCTATGTATCGGTCGGCGCTGACGGTGTGTTGAATCCTAACGATGTCAGGCAAGCGATCACGCCGGCTACCAAGCTCGTGGCTGTCACACATAGCTCTAATCTTCTCGGAACGATAGCCCCCGTCGGCGACATCGGCGCCGTCACGCGAGCGGCCGGCGTACCGCTGCTTGTCGACGCGGCGCAAAGTGCGGGCGTGCTTGAGATCGATGTGGAAGCTATGAATATCGATCTGCTGGCCTTCCCGGGACATAAGGGACTCATGGGTCCACAGGGGACAGGAGGACTGTACATCCGACCTGAGCTGGATCTGGAACCCTTGATGCACGGAGGCACGGGGAGTCGCTCAGAATCGCCTGAGCAGCCTTCTACTAGGCCGGATAGATATGAGGCTGGCACGCCCAACACGGTCGGCATAGCAGGCCTTACGGAGGGCGTACGCTACGTCTTGGGAGAGACGGTGGAGCGGATACATGCCAAAGAGCTAAGTTTGACCCGGGAGCTTATGACAGGACTCTCGGTGATTCCAGGCGTGCGTATATTGGGTCCTGGTCCGGAGATTGAGCGAACGGCGATCGTCGCTTTTACGTTGGAGGGCGTCGATCCTTCCGAGATGGCATTCTTGTTGGACCGTCAGTTCGGCATCGCCGTCCGGTCCGGATTCCACTGCACGCCGCTCGGACATGAGAGCGCAGGGACAACGGAAACGGGAGCGGTAAGAGCCAGCCCGGGATATTTTACGGAGCATTCGGATATTGTATCGTTGGTAGAAGCCGTGCAAGAAATTGGACAAACGTTGCGGGCATAAGGACTGCAGAATGGCGGACGGTGGTTCTGCACCCGCGGGACCGACCCGATCCGGAGAGCGGAGGAGCAATCGAGCGTGAACGGGATGGACGAAGATGCAAGCTTGGCGGCGCTTGGCGGCGCCGGCATATTGATTATTATATTGTTGATCTGGGTCCTTATCTTAAGCATCAAACTGTCGAAGCTCGCACGGGCGCAACGGAGAATGATTGGCGAGACCGGCGTGCCGCAGCTCGAAGATGTTCTCATGAAGGTTCACGATCGAATGGCTGACGTGCAGGCCAAGCAAGCTGTGCAGGAAGCGACGATGGCGAATCAGGAAAAACGCCTGGCGACACTCAAGGGGCGCGTAGGCGTTCACCGTTTCAATGCATTCTCCGATCAAGGCGGAGAGATCAGCTTTGCGGTCGCGATCGTCAACGAAGAGCAGGATGGCGTCGTTCTGACGGGCATTCACAGCCGCGAGCAGACCTTCCTGTATGCGAAGCCGTTGTCCGGAGGAGAGTCGAGCTATCCTTTGACGCCGGAGGAGAAGGCCGCAATCAGTCAGGCAGCGCGTAAGGAATAGAGACTCCGCGAATATTGCGAATGGCGGTGGAGATGCAGCCGGCGATGATGTCGGCCATCTTCACGACCAGATTGAGTCTCGTATTTTGAAGAACGAAGTATTCCATAAATCCGCCAACGTTTACGATGCCCGTCATATGAATATCGCCGACCGGGGGCAAGTCCTTGTTCACGCCGGCGCCCGGACGTACGGGACCCGAAGCAAGATGGATACAGCCGACGCTCGCAACTTGTCCGAGACAGGCGTCGATGGCGATTACATAAGGCTGCTTGGAGTTGCGCATGATCTTGTACAGCGTCTCGCTCAAATTCATCGCGTGTACGGGTTCGTCAAGGGTCCCGTACAGATCGAACAAGCCCTGAGCATGTCTAGCGAGCGTCGTCCCTACGAGCGGGCCGAGCGCGTCGCCCGTGGACCTGTCGGTGCCGACGCAGACGACGACGATCTGCCGGTCGGAGGGAAGGTGAAGCAGCTCTCGCGTGAGCCGCTCGGACAGCCGCTGCATCACGGCAGGTTCGTTGTAGGGTATTTTCAAAGAGAGCGCGGTGGCTTCCGCCGCATAGCCGGCCCTTTTATCCCAAGCGCCATTCATTCGTCCGCTTCGCCTCCTCCGTGGAATAGTAGTAGTATATGGACGAGAGGGGCATTTTATACTTGTTCGGACAGCGTGCTAGCAACCGATGCAAGAAGAGGGAGAGGCCATGGATCCATTGTTGATCGCGTTCGACTCTACGCAGCAGGCACTTCGGGCCGAGATGCTGCTTGAATATGCGGAGGTAGAGATCGATATCCGGCCGACGCCGAAGGAGATCACGGCGGGTTGTGCGCTGTCGATCGAATTCCCCGGCGAGGCGCTGGAACAAGTCAAAGAAATCATCGCTGAAGAAAAGGTGGAGATCCGCGGCTTGTTCAGACCTTCAGGAAGCGGCTACGAACGAATCGACTAGAGAGGTGGAGAGAGGATGGCCGGATATCCACAAGCGTTTTTGCTGGAAGGTGCCGGGGAGACGATTGAAAAAAAGCTAACGCTTTGGCAGCAATTCGTAAACGATATATGGGATTCGCTAAGCGATACCCACATGTGGATGGGCGTGCTCAAGGTTGTTCTGCGGATTCTGGTTATCCTCATCGTCAGCCGGATTATTCGCATCGTAATTAATCGCCTTGTTGATAACTTTATGAATCCCAAAGCATCAAGGCGACTCAAGCTCAGAACTAGAAGGGTTCAGACAGTGGGCAAGCTGCTCAAAAACGCAGCGACCTATATTATTAATTTTATCGTTCTGCTGCTCGTGCTGAACGAATTCAATATTAATCTTGCGCCGCTGCTCGCGGGAGCGGGTGTGATCGGACTGGCGATCGGCTTTGGCGCCCAGAGCTTGGTGAAGGACGTAATTACGGGATTTTTCGTGATCCTCGAGGATCATTTCTCGGTCGGCGACGTGATCGAGGTTGGGGGCAAGTTCAAAGGGACGGTCGAAATGATCGGTCTGCGCGCGACGCGGATCCGCAGCTGGACCGGTGAGGTATACATCCTGCCGAACGGCAACATCTCGGATGTCACGAATTATTCGGTCAACAATGCGCTGGCCGTCGTGGACGTGTCCGTAGCGGCGACTGAGAACCTAGATCATATGGCGGAGATCGTCAAAAATGCTGCCGCAAAGTTCGAAGATACGAATATCGTAGGCAGGGCGGAGTTTCTCGGCATACAATCGGTAACCGCAAGCGACGTGATCCTGCGACTGACGGTGCTGTGCCGGCCCAATACACAGGCAACCGTATCCAGGCATCTGAATGCGGAGGTTAAGAAGGCATTCGAAGCCGCGGGCATTCCGCGTTATTATTCGATCGAGGCCATGGAGAGGGCGGGGAGTTAACGGATGGAAAGGAAGGAATTCGGACTCGGCGACATCGTGCAGATGAAGAAGCCGCATCCCTGCGGCGCCAACGAGATGGAGATCATCCGCATGGGCATGGACATCCGCATCAAGTGCGTCAAGTGCAAGCACAGCATCCTTCTGCCTCGGGCGAAGTTCGAGAAAAGCATGAAAAAAATGCTTCAGGCAGCGCCGCGTGAAGATACGGATGTACCCGAGAAAGAGACGGAATAAGTTTGTACAACTAGATCGGTAAATCAGCTCCAAATCAGACCGCAAAACAGGGTTGCAAGTTGTCCGAAGTTGTGATACGATATTCCTTGCTGCGGAG from the Cohnella hashimotonis genome contains:
- a CDS encoding DUF951 domain-containing protein; translation: MERKEFGLGDIVQMKKPHPCGANEMEIIRMGMDIRIKCVKCKHSILLPRAKFEKSMKKMLQAAPREDTDVPEKETE